Proteins encoded in a region of the Quercus lobata isolate SW786 chromosome 8, ValleyOak3.0 Primary Assembly, whole genome shotgun sequence genome:
- the LOC115958356 gene encoding probable serine/threonine-protein kinase WNK11 isoform X1, producing MDGEIVGSKMPEENANTTDRETEAFAEVDPTGRFGRYNDLLGSGAVKKVYRAFDQEEGIEVAWNQVRLRKFSDDPVLINRLLSEVKLLRTLKNKYIIVCYSVWKDDERNTLNFITEVCTSGNLRDYRKRHRHVSMKALKKWSKQVLVGLEYLHTHEPCIIHRDLNCSNIFINGNIGQVKIGDLGFAAIVGKSHAAHSILGTPEYMAPELYEEDYTEMVDIYSFGMCLLEMVTMEIPYSECDSVAKIYKKVTTGVKPQALNKEMDPEVKAFIEKCLAQPRARPSASDLLKDPFFSEVSDEETEPTG from the exons ATGGATGGTGAGATTGTGGGTTCAAAA ATGCCTGaggaaaatgcaaacacaaCTGATCGTGAAACTGAAGCATTTGCTGAGGTTGATCCCACTGGACGGTTTGGGAGGTACAATGATCTTCTAGGCTCTGGCGCTGTGAAGAAGGTTTACAGGGCTTTTGATCAGGAGGAAGGTATAGAGGTGGCCTGGAATCAGGTCAGGTTGAGGAAATTCAGTGACGATCCAGTGCTTATCAATCGGCTTCTCTCTGAGGTTAAGCTGTTGAggacattgaaaaacaaatacatCATTGTTTGTTACAGTGTATGGAAGGATGATGAACGTAACACGTTGAATTTCATTACTGAGGTGTGCACATCGGGAAATTTGAGGGATTACAGGAAGAGGCATCGCCATGTTTCCATGAAGGCCTTGAAGAAGTGGTCAAAGCAGGTGCTTGTGGGATTGGAGTATCTGCATACCCATGAGCCATGTATTATTCACCGAGATCTTAATTGCAGTAACATCTTTATCAATGGAAACATTGGCCAG GTGAAAATCGGTGATCTGGGATTTGCGGCAATTGTAGGAAAGAGCCATGCAGCACATTCAATTTTAGGGACACCAGAGTACATGGCACCAGAGCTGTATGAGGAAGACTACACTGAGATGGTTGACATATACTCCTTTGGCATGTGCTTGCTTGAGATGGTGACAATGGAGATCCCATACAGCGAATGTGATAGTGTCGCCAAGATATACAAGAAGGTGACGACTGGAGTGAAGCCCCAAGCTTTGAACAAGGAGATGGATCCGGAAGTGAAGGCGTTCATTGAGAAGTGCCTAGCCCAGCCAAGGGCAAGACCTTCAGCCTCTGATCTTCTCAAAGACCCCTTCTTTTCTGAAGTCAGTGATGAAGAGACTGAGCCAACTGGTTGA
- the LOC115954798 gene encoding BTB/POZ domain-containing protein At5g48130 — protein MEVLSPKDSSVASSPFSSPNIGALLKIKVISWSQETGFPVCVRVRVGDRIFNLHKNPLSSKSGYFQKRLNDSTDLELPQDFPGGSDTFEMIALFIYGSSTFIDPFNVAALRCAAEFLEMTEDYCSGNLCERFDLYLNQVVLQSWDDTLIVLQKCQTLLPWSEELLLVSRCIESLAFMACMEILDPERRRDQPVVTLEALASQAWSCETVKEMVSQDLWIKDLIALPFVFFKRIIGSLRRQGMKEKYVSPIIVFYTNKWVLSKKTHQFWENSAERIGDDDTNKKVAAILQGLIDLLPMGEKASRVIPVGFYFALLSRSLEVGLRSDKLQDQIASMLHFAQVEDFFHPKMGIESISSIELATMESIISLYVSSNSDMIHTPSTRNSIVAELWDAYLSHIAPDPDMGPKRYMELIERVPISWRYNHDQLYRAMDTFLQSHPGISQEEKGTVCRYLNCQKLSQEACIEAVQNELMPLRLIVQALFVQQLNTHQAFKECSDSFRHAHCGEFSGSLSSSRCPNSKSQNLGESPYTDGAEPGGRPLSFLLQKDLAMQRPDFSRQEYESTSFRIQTLEQELMSMKRTLQWQNISKRTEPISTKAQGTKPYGMESRSLSKKRNPLGQVTSCIGSVNFASQRKYASRLLKVFRHISFFGSRKPKRKSGAVGLWSKSM, from the exons ATGGAAGTTTTAAGCCCCAAAGATAGTTCAGTGGCTTCAAGTCCTTTCTCTTCACCTAACATAGGAGCCTTGCTCAAGATTAAGGTTATTTCATG GAGCCAAGAGACTGGCTTCCCTGTTTGTGTTCGTGTTCGAGTTGGTGATAGAATATTCAACCTGCACAAG AACCCACTTTCTTCGAAGAGTGGATACTTCCAGAAAAGATTAAATGACTCAACCGATCTTGAGCTACCACAAGATTTCCCTGGAGGATCAGATACCTTTGAGATGATTGCGTTATTCATCTATGGTTCATCCACATTTATTGACCCTTTCAATGTAGCAGCATTGCGATGTGCAGCAGAGTTTCTTGAGATGACAGAAGATTACTGCTCCGGTAATCTCTGTGAGCGGTTTGACCTCTATTTGAACCAAGTGGTTCTGCAAAGTTGGGATGACACCCTAATTGTACTCCAAAAGTGCCAAACATTGCTTCCCTGGTCTGAGGAGTTGCTACTCGTGAGCCGCTGCATTGAATCACTTGCCTTCATGGCTTGTATGGAGATTCTTGACCCAGAGAGGAGACGGGACCAACCCGTAGTCACATTGGAGGCATTGGCTAGCCAAGCTTGGAGCTGTGAAACAGTGAAGGAGATGGTGAGCCAGGACCTCTGGATCAAGGATCTGATTGCTTTACCGTTTGTattcttcaaaagaataatagGATCCTTGAGAAGACAAggtatgaaagaaaaatatgtcaGTCCCATCATTGTTTTCTACACAAACAAATGGGTACTCTCCAAGAAGACACACCAATTTTGGGAGAACTCCGCTGAGAGAATTGGGGATGATGACACAAATAAGAAAGTTGCAGCAATCCTGCAAGGTTTGATTGATCTGCTGCCCATGGGGGAGAAAGCTAGTAGAGTGATTCCTGTTGGGTTTTACTTTGCATTGCTTTCTAGATCCCTTGAAGTTGGTTTGAGAAGTGATAAGTTGCAAGATCAGATTGCATCTATGTTGCACTTTGCTCAAGTGGAAGATTTTTTCCACCCAAAAATGGGAATTGAGTCAATTTCTAGCATAGAGTTGGCTACAATGGAGAGCATAATTTCATTATATGTATCATCTAACTCAGACATGATTCATACTCCTTCAACAAGAAACTCAATCGTTGCAGAATTATGGGATGCATATCTCTCTCATATAGCTCCTGATCCAGACATGGGGCCTAAAAGATACATGGAACTCATTGAAAGAGTACCAATCTCTTGGAGATACAACCACGATCAACTGTACAGAGCAATGGACACCTTCCTACAG TCACACCCAGGCATATCACAAGAAGAGAAGGGGACAGTCTGCAGATATCTCAACTGCCAAAAGCTATCACAAGAGGCATGCATTGAGGCTGTTCAAAATGAATTGATGCCACTGCGATTGATTGTCCAGGCACTTTTTGTTCAGCAACTTAATACACACCAAGCTTTCAAAGAATGCTCAGACTCATTTAGGCATGCACACTGCGGggagttctctggaagcctcTCAAGCTCTAGGTGTCCAAACTCCAAAAGCCAGAATCTAGGCGAGAGCCCATACACAGATGGAGCAGAGCCAGGCGGTAGACCCTTGAGCTTCTTGTTACAAAAAGACCTCGCAATGCAGAGACCTGACTTCTCAAGACAGGAATATGAGTCCACAAGCTTCAGAATTCAAACTCTTGAACAAGAGCTCATGTCCATGAAGAGGACTCTTCAATGGcagaatatttcaaaaagaacAGAACCAATTTCAACCAAAGCACAGGGCACAAAACCATATGGTATGGAAAGTAGATCTCTAAGCAAAAAGAGGAACCCTTTAGGACAAGTGACAAGTTGCATTGGTTCTGTGAATTTTGCTTCACAGAGAAAGTATGCTAGTCGACTACTGAAGGTCTTTCGCCACATAAGTTTCTTTGGAAGTAGGAAACCAAAGAGAAAGTCAGGTGCTGTTGGCTTATGGTCAAAGTCAATGTAG
- the LOC115958354 gene encoding splicing factor ESS-2 homolog yields MLLSPGQSPRHLSSPSPSTPISDNALQTPKNSNQITPRNPRNHSKVLDEDSYVAAIEKIIERDFFPDISKLRDRLDWLEAIRTGDPVQIRDAQLKIMERRAAKVNNSNTDRKTQTPGSTFVRNFTPLDEFDAKTPKNTMNFGVSDRELFGVSSDNNSEVDVSLSLDEFFRRYTSEDNYSFTKIIEKVNRKRKERHGYLLEGENEDVKAIEDVKRERITDGYGTSDQPVSTLEGWKYRAKNLLMYHPADRGEAPLTEEERAVRLKALTKEISRPNTRFHGKMLDSRPKDDGTVEVLYTPVAGGTPVPVFDRDGDKLKKYDLEDLRKTPNLFYVESGKKAENGYSFVRTPSPAPGVDESPFITWGEIEGTPLRLEPEDTPLDIGGSGEGPHYKIPRVPVRDEKAHSLSRDAARKLRERSKMFQKPPLPSPVRGGSASPSVRTLSPAAQKFVRDAIAKSSSTVDETLRASYRGASPGLATPKSVRSVSRFGADGSVVSRSPSVREGSNPPW; encoded by the coding sequence ATGCTTCTCTCTCCAGGTCAGTCTCCTCGCCACCTCTCTTCCCCATCGCCTTCGACACCAATTTCCGATAATGCCCTCCAAACCCCTAAGAACTCCAATCAAATCACTCCCAGAAACCCTAGGAACCACTCCAAGGTCCTCGACGAGGACTCCTATGTCGCTGCAATTGAGAAGATCATCGAGCGTGACTTCTTCCCTGACATCTCGAAGCTCCGGGACCGGCTCGATTGGCTAGAGGCGATCAGGACGGGTGACCCGGTTCAAATCCGAGACGCCCAGTTGAAGATCATGGAGCGCCGTGCTGCAAAGGTAAATAATTCCAATACTGATCGGAAAACTCAAACACCCGGTTCCACATTTGTTAGAAATTTTACACCTCTCGATGAATTTGATGCTAAAACCCCAAAAAACACCATGAATTTTGGTGTTTCGGATAGAGAATTATTCGGTGTCAGTAGCGATAATAATAGTGAGGTCGATGTGTCTTTGTCGTTGGATGAGTTCTTTAGGCGGTATACAAGTGAGGATAATTATAGTTTTACGAAGATTATAGAGAAAGTGAATAGGAAGAGGAAGGAGAGACATGGGTATCTGTTAGAAGGTGAAAATGAAGATGTTAAAGCAATTGAGGATGTCAAGAGGGAGAGAATTACTGATGGCTATGGTACTTCGGATCAACCCGTGAGTACTTTGGAAGGCTGGAAGTATAGGGCAAAGAATTTGTTGATGTATCATCCGGCCGATAGGGGGGAAGCCCCGTTGACAGAGGAGGAACGGGCGGTTAGGTTAAAGGCATTAACGAAGGAAATCAGTCGTCCTAATACTAGGTTTCATGGGAAAATGTTGGATTCTAGGCCGAAAGATGATGGGACTGTTGAGGTGCTTTATACACCAGTGGCAGGGGGAACCCCAGTTCCAGTGTTTGATAGAGATGGGGATAAGTTGAAGAAGTatgatttggaggatttgaggAAGACTCCAAATCTGTTTTATGTTGAGTCAGGGAAGAAAGCGGAAAATGGGTATAGTTTTGTTAGAACTCCATCGCCTGCACCGGGGGTTGATGAGTCACCGTTTATTACATGGGGTGAAATTGAAGGTACACCATTAAGGTTGGAGCCTGAGGACACACCGCTTGATATTGGGGGAAGTGGTGAGGGTCCTCATTATAAGATTCCAAGAGTGCCTGTAAGGGACGAGAAGGCTCACTCACTGTCTAGGGATGCTGCACGCAAGCTGAGGGAGAGGTCCAAGATGTTTCAGAAGCCTCCGCTGCCGTCCCCTGTTAGAGGGGGTAGTGCTAGCCCAAGTGTGCGTACACTTTCTCCTGCTGCCCAGAAGTTTGTAAGGGATGCAATTGCAAAGTCTTCCTCTACTGTTGATGAGACTCTCCGTGCCAGCTACCGAGGTGCAAGCCCTGGTTTGGCTACTCCTAAAAGCGTAAGGAGCGTTTCAAGGTTTGGTGCAGATGGGAGTGTGGTCTCTAGGTCACCTTCTGTAAGAGAAGGTTCTAATCCTCCTTGGTAA
- the LOC115958356 gene encoding probable serine/threonine-protein kinase WNK11 isoform X2, whose translation MPEENANTTDRETEAFAEVDPTGRFGRYNDLLGSGAVKKVYRAFDQEEGIEVAWNQVRLRKFSDDPVLINRLLSEVKLLRTLKNKYIIVCYSVWKDDERNTLNFITEVCTSGNLRDYRKRHRHVSMKALKKWSKQVLVGLEYLHTHEPCIIHRDLNCSNIFINGNIGQVKIGDLGFAAIVGKSHAAHSILGTPEYMAPELYEEDYTEMVDIYSFGMCLLEMVTMEIPYSECDSVAKIYKKVTTGVKPQALNKEMDPEVKAFIEKCLAQPRARPSASDLLKDPFFSEVSDEETEPTG comes from the exons ATGCCTGaggaaaatgcaaacacaaCTGATCGTGAAACTGAAGCATTTGCTGAGGTTGATCCCACTGGACGGTTTGGGAGGTACAATGATCTTCTAGGCTCTGGCGCTGTGAAGAAGGTTTACAGGGCTTTTGATCAGGAGGAAGGTATAGAGGTGGCCTGGAATCAGGTCAGGTTGAGGAAATTCAGTGACGATCCAGTGCTTATCAATCGGCTTCTCTCTGAGGTTAAGCTGTTGAggacattgaaaaacaaatacatCATTGTTTGTTACAGTGTATGGAAGGATGATGAACGTAACACGTTGAATTTCATTACTGAGGTGTGCACATCGGGAAATTTGAGGGATTACAGGAAGAGGCATCGCCATGTTTCCATGAAGGCCTTGAAGAAGTGGTCAAAGCAGGTGCTTGTGGGATTGGAGTATCTGCATACCCATGAGCCATGTATTATTCACCGAGATCTTAATTGCAGTAACATCTTTATCAATGGAAACATTGGCCAG GTGAAAATCGGTGATCTGGGATTTGCGGCAATTGTAGGAAAGAGCCATGCAGCACATTCAATTTTAGGGACACCAGAGTACATGGCACCAGAGCTGTATGAGGAAGACTACACTGAGATGGTTGACATATACTCCTTTGGCATGTGCTTGCTTGAGATGGTGACAATGGAGATCCCATACAGCGAATGTGATAGTGTCGCCAAGATATACAAGAAGGTGACGACTGGAGTGAAGCCCCAAGCTTTGAACAAGGAGATGGATCCGGAAGTGAAGGCGTTCATTGAGAAGTGCCTAGCCCAGCCAAGGGCAAGACCTTCAGCCTCTGATCTTCTCAAAGACCCCTTCTTTTCTGAAGTCAGTGATGAAGAGACTGAGCCAACTGGTTGA
- the LOC115954799 gene encoding thymidine kinase a: protein MASFKPSIPITSDRSARPSGEVHLIVGPMFAGKTTALLRRIKSEGNNGRNIAMIKSSKDTRYAKDSVVTHDGMKFPCWVLPDLSSFRQKFGVEDYEKLDVIGIDEAQFFEDLYEFCCKAADQDGKTVIVAGLDGDYLRKSFGSVLDIIPLADSVTKLTARCELCGKRAFFTLRKTEDTQTELIGGADVYMPVCRQHYINGQVVIVAARSVLESRKVKSESYLEATVV from the exons ATGGCCTCCTTCAAGCCCTCAATTCCCATTACCAGTGACCGTTCTGCCCGGCCTTCTGGCGAGGTCCACCTCATTGTGGGCCCCATGTTTGCTGGCAAAACCACTGCCCTTCTCCGCCGGATCAAGTCTGAGGGCAACAATGGGAG GAATATAGCAATGATAAAATCAAGTAAGGATACAAGATATGCGAAAGATTCGGTTGTGACACATGATGGGATGAAATTTCCATGTTGGGTATTGCCAGATCTGTCATCGTTTAGACAAAAATTTGGGGTTGAAGATTATGAAAAG CTAGATGTAATTGGTATTGATGAAGCTCAATTTTTTGAGGATCTGTATGAGTTTTGCTGCAAAGCTGCTGACCAAGATGGGAAAACTGTAATTGTTGCAGGCCTGGATGGTGATTACTTGAG AAAGAGCTTTGGCTCAGTACTTGACATAATACCCCTCGCTGATTCTGTAACCAAGTTGACAGCTCGTTGTGAACTTTGTGGCAAGCGGGCTTTCTTTACTTTGAGGAAGACAGAAGATACACAGACGGAACTGATTGGTGGGGCTGATGTTTATATGCCTGTCTGCCGCCAGCACTATATCAATGGACAAGTTGTCATTGTAGCGGCAAGGAGTGTTCTAGAATCCCGTAAAGTTAAAAGTGAATCCTATCTTGAGGCTACTGTTGTTTAG